From one Helicoverpa zea isolate HzStark_Cry1AcR chromosome 10, ilHelZeax1.1, whole genome shotgun sequence genomic stretch:
- the LOC124634141 gene encoding uncharacterized protein LOC124634141, with the protein MADDTSPTNKHEKAPLRNVSTTRGNKRQALGSPPQETTEKLLSRHDVREIIEEVMETKLSIMLAKFNDTMIALLNSKLQPINEKISAMDDSLKFINSQYEDLLKEHVSSKDTIIELQKENLEMRNNIKTLNMRVDQLEQQTRANNIEIQCLPEKKHENLFNIVSEIAKVSGCVMESRDILHCTRVAKINPNNSRPRSIVVQLASPRIRDQFLASIINFNKNNKDNKLNSMHLGYPGQKSAIFVTEHLSPTYRALHAAARIKAREIGYSFVWIRNGRIFMRKTQESEHILVRNMDTLKKLT; encoded by the coding sequence ATGGCTGATGACACGTCTCCCACAAACAAACATGAAAAAGCTCCTCTGCGAAATGTGTCAACCACTAGAGGCAACAAAAGGCAAGCACTTGGATCTCCGCCTCAGGAAACTACTGAAAAATTATTATCTAGACATGATGTTCGTGAAATTATTGAGGAAGTGATGGAAACTAAATTATCTATAATGTTGGCTAAATTTAATGACACCATGATTGCGCTACTGAATAGTAAGTTACAGCCTATCAATGAAAAAATTTCAGCCATGGACGACTCTTTGAAATTTATTAACAGTCAGTATGAGGACCTCCTAAAGGAACATGTTTCATCTAAGGATACCATTATTGAACTGCAGAAGGAGAATTTGGAAatgagaaataatattaaaacgttAAACATGCGCGTAGACCAGCTAGAGCAGCAAACTCGAGCTAACAACATCGAAATTCAATGCTTACCTGAAAAGAAGCACGAAAACCTGTTTAACATTGTGTCAGAAATTGCTAAAGTGTCGGGATGTGTCATGGAAAGCAGAGATATATTGCACTGTACCAGGGTTGCGAAAATCAATCCAAACAATAGTAGACCACGTTCCATAGTAGTACAGCTGGCTTCCCCTAGAATTCGTGATCAATTCCTGGcatctattattaattttaataaaaataataaagacaataAACTAAACAGCATGCACCTAGGCTACCCAGGACAAAAATCCGCCATATTTGTGACTGAACATCTTTCGCCAACATACAGAGCTTTGCATGCTGCTGCGAGAATAAAAGCCAGAGAAATTGGTTATAGCTTTGTGTGGATTAGAAATGGTAGAATTTTCATGCGTAAAACACAAGAATCAGAGCACATCTTGGTGAGAAATATGGACACTTTAAAAAAGCTTACTTAG